One region of Rhizobium sp. 9140 genomic DNA includes:
- a CDS encoding iron-containing alcohol dehydrogenase yields MSNFIFNTTKSIISEVGASARIAEIAGSTLGNRVVLVTDKLLRKLGLIDPALASFAKAGIEVVIFDDIDADPPEKNVLELAALIKSHNATGVIAIGGGSPMDVSKVAALIAKGGEELNDVYGVNVAKGPRLPLVLVPTTAGTGSEVTPIAIITTGGAEKKGVVTPLLLPDIAVLDADLTLGLPPAVTAATGIDAMVHAIESYASASANNNPVSNGLSKQALRLLGANIREATFNGQNREARAGMLLGSLLAGQAFANSPVAAVHALAYPIGGHFHVPHGLSNALVLTHVLRFNLSKGAKFYAEIAADAFPELANVPLEQRAEAFIEALDKLGKELKVPQTLREVNIPRDALPMMARDAMKQTRLLVNNPREVTEADALAIYEAAY; encoded by the coding sequence ATGAGCAACTTCATCTTCAACACTACGAAATCCATCATCTCCGAAGTCGGCGCCAGCGCCCGGATTGCCGAGATCGCCGGCTCCACCCTCGGAAACCGTGTCGTGCTCGTCACTGACAAGCTTCTGCGCAAGCTGGGCCTGATCGATCCGGCGCTCGCTTCCTTCGCCAAGGCCGGCATCGAAGTGGTCATCTTCGACGACATCGACGCCGATCCGCCGGAAAAGAATGTTCTCGAACTGGCTGCGCTCATAAAGTCCCACAACGCGACAGGCGTCATTGCCATCGGCGGCGGTTCTCCGATGGATGTCTCAAAGGTCGCGGCGCTGATTGCCAAGGGTGGCGAAGAGCTGAACGACGTCTACGGCGTCAATGTCGCGAAGGGTCCGCGTCTGCCGCTCGTTCTCGTTCCGACGACGGCCGGAACCGGTTCCGAAGTCACGCCGATTGCGATCATCACCACCGGTGGCGCGGAAAAGAAGGGTGTCGTAACCCCTCTCCTCCTGCCCGACATCGCGGTTCTCGACGCTGACCTGACGCTCGGCCTGCCGCCGGCAGTGACCGCCGCGACGGGTATCGACGCCATGGTGCATGCGATCGAATCCTACGCTTCGGCATCTGCCAACAATAACCCGGTGTCGAACGGTCTTTCCAAGCAGGCATTGCGTCTGCTGGGCGCCAATATTCGCGAAGCGACGTTCAACGGTCAGAATCGTGAAGCTCGCGCCGGCATGCTGCTCGGCTCGCTGCTCGCCGGTCAGGCTTTCGCCAATTCGCCGGTGGCCGCCGTTCATGCGCTGGCCTACCCGATCGGCGGTCACTTCCACGTGCCGCACGGGCTTTCCAACGCGCTGGTTCTGACGCATGTCCTGCGTTTCAACCTGTCCAAGGGCGCGAAATTCTATGCTGAGATCGCTGCCGACGCCTTCCCCGAACTTGCCAACGTGCCGTTGGAGCAGCGCGCCGAGGCCTTCATCGAGGCTCTGGACAAGCTCGGCAAGGAGCTGAAAGTGCCGCAGACCTTGCGTGAGGTGAACATTCCCCGCGACGCGCTACCGATGATGGCGCGCGATGCGATGAAGCAGACCCGCCTTCTCGTCAATAATCCGCGCGAAGTCACGGAAGCCGACGCGCTGGCGATCTACGAAGCCGCCTACTAA